Below is a genomic region from Gillisia sp. Hel_I_86.
CTATCCAATTTAACTTTTTAACAAGCATCCTTTTTTTGACGCTTTGGTAAATTTTATCGGTAATAGAATTTTTAGAATCGGTATGGGAGATATAATCTTCGCTCTTATAATAAGAGGGCAATTTATCCAGATCTGGTTTTGGAGTAGTAATCAAAAGATCCATTTCTGGGTCTAACATCAGTATAAATTCCTCTCCAGAAACAGTATGATCTTTGCAGGTAATATAAATAGTGTTGGAGCTTTTTTGAGTGGAACTATTCACAAATAAGGAGATTGTTTAAAATATTTTAAATACTAAATATAGCTGAAAAATCACATTGTTCCACGTGAAACAATTTATCTCCCCATATATACAAGAAGCACGGAAATATCACTTGGACTCACTCCGCTTATTCTTGAAGCCTGAGAAACAGTAACTGGTTGTACTTTATTTAATTTCTCCCTCGCTTCAAAAGACATGGATTTTATGTTGGTATAATCGAAGTTTTGTGGGATTTTAATATCTTCTAACCGATGCAATTTATCTGCATTGTTCTTTTCCTTATTTATATAACCAGCATATTTCACCTGAATTTCGGTTTGCTCCAGCATTTCCTCATTCAATTCATTTTCTGTGATAAATTCATTTACTCCAGGAAATTCCATCACATCTTCCATGGTAATATTTGGCCTAGAAAAGATCTTAAATATCTTATCGCTTTGTTTCATGGGAGCTGAATCCTTAGCCTCTAAAACAGGATTAGAAAATTCTGGCGTAACACTGGTTTCATGTAAATAATCTACAAAACTTAGAGACTTTTCCTTCTTCTCCTCCATCTTACGAAGACGCTTTTCTGAAGCTAAACCTAGATCAAAAGATTTTTGGGTAAGCCTAAAATCAGCATTATCTTGTCTTAATAAAGTGCGATATTCTGCTCGGGAAGTAAACATTCTATAAGGCTCTTCTGTCCCTTTCGTTATAAGATCATCAACCAACACTCCAATATAAGCCTCGTCCCTTCTTAAAATAAACGATTCTTTTTCCTGAACTTTCAATGCCGCATTTATTCCCGCCATTAATCCTTGGGAAGCTGCCTCTTCGTATCCGGTGGTTCCGTTAATCTGGCCTGCAAAATACAAGCCGTCCACCAACTTCGTTTCCAAAGTGTGCTTTAATTGTGTAGGTGGAAAATAATCGTATTCTATTGCATAACCCGGTCTGAAAAATTTCACTTTTTCGAAACCAGCTACAGAACTTAAAGCTTTAAATTGGACATCCTCCGGCAAGGAAGTGGAAAAACCATTTACATACATTTCCACCGTATTCCAACCTTCAGGCTCCACGAATAACTGATGCCTGTCTTTGTCTGCAAACCTATTGATCTTATCTTCTATAGATGGGCAATATCTTGGGCCGATACTTTGTATTCTCCCGTTGAACATCGGGGATCTATCAAAACCTTCTTTTAGCAATTCATGAACTTCCGGAGAAGTATAAGTCATATAACAAGAGCGTTGTTTTTTAAGCGGACTTGTTTCATCCAAATAAGAAAATTTAGAGGGCTTTTCATCACCTGGTTGTTCCACCATTTTAGAATAATCCAGCGATCTTCCATCTACTCTTGGAGGGGTTCCCGTTTTCATCCTACCAGACTCAAAACCTAATTGAATAAGTTCTTCCGTAATTCCCGTAGA
It encodes:
- the mnmG gene encoding tRNA uridine-5-carboxymethylaminomethyl(34) synthesis enzyme MnmG, producing MFSEIYDVIVVGAGHAGSEAAAAAANMGSKTLLVTMNLQNIAQMSCNPAMGGIAKGQIVREIDALGGYSGLVSDTSAIQFKMLNKSKGPAMWSPRVQSDRMMFAEHWRLRLERTQNLDFYQEMVAGLITESGAVVGIKTSLGLKIKGKSVVLTNGTFLNGLIHIGDKNFGGGRSGERASTGITEELIQLGFESGRMKTGTPPRVDGRSLDYSKMVEQPGDEKPSKFSYLDETSPLKKQRSCYMTYTSPEVHELLKEGFDRSPMFNGRIQSIGPRYCPSIEDKINRFADKDRHQLFVEPEGWNTVEMYVNGFSTSLPEDVQFKALSSVAGFEKVKFFRPGYAIEYDYFPPTQLKHTLETKLVDGLYFAGQINGTTGYEEAASQGLMAGINAALKVQEKESFILRRDEAYIGVLVDDLITKGTEEPYRMFTSRAEYRTLLRQDNADFRLTQKSFDLGLASEKRLRKMEEKKEKSLSFVDYLHETSVTPEFSNPVLEAKDSAPMKQSDKIFKIFSRPNITMEDVMEFPGVNEFITENELNEEMLEQTEIQVKYAGYINKEKNNADKLHRLEDIKIPQNFDYTNIKSMSFEAREKLNKVQPVTVSQASRISGVSPSDISVLLVYMGR